A segment of the Candidatus Omnitrophota bacterium genome:
CGCTGATGCGCGAGCTGCCTGGCACCGAATGCGACATCGACGCCGACCTCGTCCTCTTGGCGATGGGATTCGTCTCGCCGGAGCATCTAGGGCTGCTGGATGAGGCGAAGGTGCGGTATGACGCGCGCGGCAATGTCGCCACCGACGCAGCGTACGGCACGTCCATCCCGCGCGTCTTCGCCGCCGGCGATCTGCGCCGCGGGCAATCCCTCGTGGTCTGGGCGATCGCCGAGGGCCGCCACGCCGCCCGCAGCATCGATCGCTTCCTGCGGGGCTCCGCATGACTGATGACGCGAAGGGGGCGGAGCGGCGCCGGTTCGTCCGGTTCACGACATGGCTGGACATGCGCTATGCCGTGGCGGATGCCGCAGAGGTCTCGAGCGCGTTGACCCGCAATATCAGCGGCGGCGGGATGGGATTTTTCACCAAGTTGCGCCTGACCCCCGGCACCGTCTTGAAGCTCGAAGTCAAATTTCCCCAGCGGGCGGAGCCGGTGCGCTGCACCGCCGAGGTGGTCTGGAGCGGCCCGCTCCTCTTATTCGGCCAGGATGACGCGCCGCACGCGTATGAAACCGGCGTGCGCATTCTGGAGATCGCGCCGCAGGATCAGGAGTTCTTGATCCAGCATCGGCCGCGCCCGTAAGCCGCGGGCTCATGGCATGATCCAAACCATCGGGCTGATCGCCGCCGTCATCCTGCCGTTGTGGAATATTCCGCTGATGGCGCGGATCATCCGGCGCAAATCATCGCAGGATATCAGCCTGGCCTGGGCCGTCGGCGTGGAAGCGTGCCTGCTGCTGATGTTTCCCTCAGCGCTCGTCTCCGTCGATCCCGTGTATAAGGCGTTCTCGGTCGTGAACCTCGCCCTGTTCAGCGTGCTCGTGGGTTGCATCATCCGGTATCACCGCTGATGATCAAGCGGATGATCTCCGGCGGGCAGACCGGGGTGGATCGAGCCGCACTCGATGCAGCCCTTGAGCTGCGCATTCCCTGCGGCGGCTGGTGCCCGAAGGGGCGGCGCGCCGAAGACGGCAAGATCCCGCTGCGCTATCCGCTGAACGACACCCCATCCGAGGAGTACTATCAGCGGACGCGCTGGAATGTGCGGGATGCGCGCGGCACGCTGGTGCTGACGCGCGGAGCGCTCAGCGGAGGAACCGCGCAGACGGTGGACATCGCCCGCGAGCTGGGACGGCCTTGCCTGGTGCTGGATCTGACGGAAGAGCCGCATCCTGAGGTGGTGGCGCAATGGGCCGCCACGCACCGCATCACCACGCTGAATGTGGCTGGGCCGCGCGAAAGCCGCTGTCCGGGGATTCAGCTGCAGGCGAAGCGGTTTTTGCGTGCCGCACTGCTCGCGTTTGCCACGCAACAGGCCCTCCGAGGACGATGAAGACGGCGCTGTGGCTTGCGATCGTGGCGATATTTTTCGTGGCGCTGCCCTGGTCGCTGCGGCAGCCGGAAGGCTCCTTTGAGTTTCATGGGCACGCGCTCCAATGGCTCGGCCTGTGGCTCATGCTCAACGGGCTGGGACTGGCGGCGTGGTGCGTGACCCTCTTTCGCGTCATTGGGAAGGGCACGCCCCTGCCGTTTGCGCCTCCCCAGCGGTTTGTGGTGGCCGGCCCGTACCGGGTCGTGCGCAACCCGATGGCGCTCGGCGTGCTCCTTTTGCTGGGCGGGCAGGCGGCACTCTACGAATCAACCGCGGTCTTCCTCTATAGCGCGCAGGTGGCGGCGGCCCTCATCCTCTATGTGAGGCTGGTCGAGGAACCCAAGCTGGTCAAGCGCTTCGGAACTCCGTACGAAGCGTACCGCCGGCACGTGCCTGGCTGGGTCCCCAGACTGCCCA
Coding sequences within it:
- a CDS encoding putative molybdenum carrier protein, with protein sequence MIKRMISGGQTGVDRAALDAALELRIPCGGWCPKGRRAEDGKIPLRYPLNDTPSEEYYQRTRWNVRDARGTLVLTRGALSGGTAQTVDIARELGRPCLVLDLTEEPHPEVVAQWAATHRITTLNVAGPRESRCPGIQLQAKRFLRAALLAFATQQALRGR
- a CDS encoding PilZ domain-containing protein translates to MTDDAKGAERRRFVRFTTWLDMRYAVADAAEVSSALTRNISGGGMGFFTKLRLTPGTVLKLEVKFPQRAEPVRCTAEVVWSGPLLLFGQDDAPHAYETGVRILEIAPQDQEFLIQHRPRP
- a CDS encoding isoprenylcysteine carboxyl methyltransferase; amino-acid sequence: MKTALWLAIVAIFFVALPWSLRQPEGSFEFHGHALQWLGLWLMLNGLGLAAWCVTLFRVIGKGTPLPFAPPQRFVVAGPYRVVRNPMALGVLLLLGGQAALYESTAVFLYSAQVAAALILYVRLVEEPKLVKRFGTPYEAYRRHVPGWVPRLPKPFSAARPPKSR